A portion of the Streptomyces coeruleoprunus genome contains these proteins:
- a CDS encoding toll/interleukin-1 receptor domain-containing protein has translation MPDVFINYRTGDGEQIAVAIDGELSHRFGSDRIFRASKSLEPGSAFDEGLLRNVRRSGAVVAVIGPGWARCGQLHDEGDWVRRELEEALRCAVPVVPVLIGRHTERLSVKDLPSSLEPLARIHSIRFDTQDAATGLRRIGDAVADLVPELAAAEKPGPSTASGAASSVGNSVGDVSGGTVVQARDIGGDVGGTIVKGAQGPVHLGSGDQHNHAPHLSGNGAQYVAGDNNGGVRHYWDGERPGEDRRR, from the coding sequence ATGCCCGACGTCTTCATCAACTACCGCACCGGCGACGGTGAACAGATCGCCGTCGCGATCGACGGGGAGCTGTCCCACAGGTTCGGCAGCGACCGGATCTTCCGGGCCAGCAAGTCCCTGGAGCCCGGATCGGCCTTCGACGAGGGACTGCTGCGGAACGTGCGCCGCAGCGGCGCCGTCGTCGCCGTGATCGGTCCCGGGTGGGCCCGATGCGGGCAGCTGCACGACGAGGGCGACTGGGTCCGCAGGGAACTGGAAGAGGCGCTCCGCTGCGCCGTTCCCGTGGTGCCTGTGCTGATCGGCCGGCATACCGAGCGCCTGAGCGTGAAGGACCTGCCGTCGTCCCTGGAACCGCTGGCCCGCATCCACTCGATCCGTTTCGACACCCAGGACGCCGCCACAGGGCTCCGCAGGATCGGGGACGCGGTCGCCGACCTGGTGCCCGAGCTGGCCGCCGCGGAGAAGCCCGGCCCGTCGACGGCCTCCGGGGCCGCGAGCAGCGTCGGAAACTCCGTCGGCGACGTGTCGGGGGGCACGGTCGTCCAGGCGCGGGACATCGGCGGGGACGTGGGCGGCACGATCGTCAAGGGTGCCCAGGGCCCGGTGCACCTGGGCTCCGGCGACCAGCACAACCACGCGCCCCACCTGTCGGGCAACGGTGCCCAGTACGTCGCCGGGGACAACAACGGCGGCGTCCGGCACTACTGGGACGGGGAGCGGCCGGGCGAGGACCGTCGCCGGTGA
- a CDS encoding helix-turn-helix transcriptional regulator, which produces MLQRSRTFGEELRRRRIEAGLTIVELAARVHYSKGQLSKVETGSKRPSPQLARLCDAALGADGALEALLPERSPRGGARPEGVHAGPGDAPLDRRRLLGVGAASVLALGAAAPVPGRTDDGGTTLLDVSRALFGHYRRLGQSVPPAALLPALEEQIRLLQHLAGGTGRRTAQGLVALSARYAEFAGWMAQEAGDERGALRWTDQAVELAAASGDRHLASYALVRRGLITYYRGEASETVAFAEGARSGALPPRIRGLAAQRRAQGHALAGAYDPCMRALDEARELLARAAAEEDGAPLLGTTHVPDPAAMTAGWCLLDLGRPAEAAEVLDRECRRLPAEALRTQARYGVRRALAHALAGNPEEACDVADRLLTTTDLVGSATIAVDLRRLGRTLSRYAHRPAYRAVAPRLTGALAAAGTPYAG; this is translated from the coding sequence GTGTTACAGCGGTCACGGACGTTCGGCGAGGAGCTGCGCAGGCGGCGTATCGAGGCCGGGCTGACCATCGTCGAGCTGGCCGCGCGGGTCCACTACAGCAAGGGTCAGCTGAGCAAGGTGGAGACCGGCAGCAAGCGGCCCTCCCCACAGCTCGCCCGCCTCTGCGATGCCGCACTGGGCGCCGACGGAGCGTTGGAGGCGCTCTTACCGGAGCGGAGTCCCCGGGGCGGCGCCCGTCCGGAAGGCGTACACGCAGGCCCCGGGGACGCCCCGCTCGACCGGCGCCGGCTCCTCGGCGTGGGCGCGGCGAGCGTCCTCGCGCTGGGCGCGGCGGCCCCGGTGCCGGGCCGGACCGACGACGGCGGTACGACGCTGCTCGACGTGTCACGCGCGCTGTTCGGCCACTACCGGCGGCTCGGCCAGTCCGTCCCGCCCGCGGCTCTGCTGCCCGCGCTGGAGGAACAGATCCGGCTCCTCCAGCACCTCGCGGGCGGGACCGGCCGGCGCACGGCCCAGGGGCTGGTCGCCCTGTCCGCCCGGTACGCGGAGTTCGCGGGCTGGATGGCCCAGGAGGCGGGCGACGAGCGGGGGGCGCTGCGCTGGACGGACCAGGCCGTGGAGTTGGCCGCCGCGTCCGGCGACCGCCACCTGGCCTCGTACGCACTGGTCCGTCGTGGCCTGATCACCTACTACCGCGGCGAGGCGTCCGAGACCGTGGCGTTCGCCGAGGGGGCGCGGTCCGGCGCGCTGCCCCCGAGGATCCGCGGCCTCGCCGCCCAGCGGCGCGCCCAGGGGCACGCGCTGGCCGGTGCGTACGACCCCTGCATGAGGGCCCTCGACGAGGCCCGCGAGCTGTTGGCCCGGGCCGCCGCCGAGGAGGACGGCGCCCCTCTGCTGGGCACGACCCATGTGCCGGATCCCGCCGCGATGACCGCCGGCTGGTGTCTGCTGGACCTGGGCCGACCGGCGGAGGCCGCCGAGGTCCTGGACCGCGAGTGCCGGCGGCTTCCGGCCGAGGCGCTGCGGACACAGGCCCGTTACGGGGTCCGGCGCGCCCTCGCACACGCACTCGCGGGCAACCCGGAAGAGGCCTGCGACGTCGCCGACAGGCTGCTGACGACGACCGACCTCGTCGGCTCGGCGACCATCGCCGTCGACCTGCGGCGTCTCGGCCGCACGTTGTCCCGGTACGCACACCGTCCGGCGTACCGCGCGGTCGCGCCGCGCCTCACGGGTGCGCTGGCCGCTGCGGGCACGCCGTACGCGGGCTGA
- a CDS encoding primosomal protein N', whose translation MSSENGNREGRPGQVPEQLALIRESVRKAKAPRAKPRTWRGAALAKELPVARVVVNKGVLHLDQFFDYAVPEELDAAARPGVRVRVRFGAGAHQVREGRREGGRLIDGFLVERLAESDYTGPLAALADVVSPEPVLGPELLGLARAVADRYAGSLADVLQLAVPPRSARAEAQPSPEPLPPPAPPEPGTWTRYARGEAFLGALARGGSPRAVWNALPGPHWADEIARAMAATLASGRGALVVVPDGRAAARVDAALTALLGKGRHALLTAEAGPEKRYRQWLAVRRGAVRAVVGTRAAMFAPVRDLGLVAIWDDGDSSHSEPHAPQPHARDVLLLRAAHDKCAFLLGSTSCTVEAAQLVESGWARPLTAPREQVRAAAPLVRTVGDGELARDEAARAARLPSLAWQAVRDGLRTGPVLVQVPRRGYVPRLACELCRTPARCRHCAGPLEAPEQRELRCGWCGRGEPDWHCAACGSPRLRARVVGARRTAEELGRAFPAVPVRTSGRDHVLDSVPARPALVVSTPGAEPVAEGGYAAALLLDGWALLARPDLRAGEEALRRWIDAASLVRGQDEGGTVVVVAEPTLRPVQALVRWDPVGHAQRELAERAELGFPPVSRMAAVTGRPEAVAGFLAAAELPPEAEVLGPVPVRPPAAGAPRRPGDPPPGETWDRALLRVPPGQGAALASALKTAQAARMARGADAPVRIRIDPPDIG comes from the coding sequence GTGAGCAGCGAGAACGGAAACCGGGAGGGGCGGCCCGGGCAGGTGCCCGAGCAGCTCGCGCTCATTCGGGAGAGCGTGCGGAAGGCGAAGGCGCCGCGGGCCAAGCCCCGGACGTGGCGCGGGGCCGCGCTGGCCAAGGAGCTGCCCGTCGCGCGGGTCGTCGTCAACAAGGGCGTGCTGCACCTCGACCAGTTCTTCGACTACGCCGTGCCGGAGGAGCTGGACGCCGCCGCGCGGCCCGGTGTGCGGGTCCGGGTGCGGTTCGGGGCCGGCGCGCATCAGGTGCGGGAGGGGCGGCGCGAGGGCGGGCGGCTCATCGACGGGTTCCTCGTCGAGCGCCTGGCCGAGAGCGACTACACCGGGCCGCTGGCCGCCCTCGCCGACGTCGTCTCGCCCGAGCCCGTGCTCGGGCCCGAGCTGCTCGGCCTCGCCCGGGCCGTCGCCGACCGGTACGCCGGCAGCCTCGCCGACGTGCTCCAGCTGGCCGTCCCGCCACGCAGCGCCCGCGCCGAGGCCCAGCCCTCGCCCGAGCCCCTGCCGCCGCCCGCACCGCCCGAGCCGGGCACCTGGACGCGGTACGCGCGGGGCGAGGCGTTCCTCGGCGCCCTCGCCCGCGGCGGCAGCCCGCGCGCCGTGTGGAACGCGCTGCCCGGGCCCCACTGGGCCGACGAGATCGCCCGCGCCATGGCCGCCACCCTCGCCTCCGGGCGCGGCGCCCTCGTCGTCGTACCGGACGGGCGGGCCGCCGCGCGCGTGGACGCCGCCCTGACCGCGCTCCTCGGCAAGGGACGGCACGCGCTGCTGACCGCCGAGGCCGGTCCCGAGAAGCGGTACCGGCAGTGGCTCGCCGTGCGCCGCGGCGCCGTACGGGCCGTCGTGGGCACCCGGGCCGCCATGTTCGCGCCCGTACGGGACCTCGGACTCGTCGCCATCTGGGACGACGGCGACAGCAGCCACAGCGAGCCCCACGCCCCGCAGCCCCACGCGCGCGACGTGCTGCTCCTGCGCGCCGCGCACGACAAGTGCGCCTTCCTGCTGGGCAGTACGAGCTGCACCGTCGAAGCCGCCCAGCTCGTCGAGAGCGGCTGGGCCCGGCCCCTGACAGCCCCCCGCGAGCAGGTACGGGCGGCCGCCCCGCTCGTACGGACCGTGGGCGACGGCGAACTGGCCCGCGACGAGGCCGCGCGGGCCGCCCGCCTGCCGTCCCTGGCCTGGCAGGCCGTACGCGACGGGCTGCGCACCGGGCCCGTCCTGGTCCAGGTGCCCCGGCGCGGCTACGTGCCGCGCCTCGCCTGCGAGCTGTGCCGCACGCCCGCCCGCTGCCGCCACTGCGCCGGGCCCCTGGAGGCCCCCGAGCAGCGCGAGTTGAGGTGCGGCTGGTGCGGCCGGGGCGAGCCCGACTGGCACTGCGCCGCCTGCGGCTCCCCGCGGCTGCGCGCCCGCGTCGTGGGCGCCCGGCGCACCGCCGAGGAACTGGGCCGGGCCTTCCCGGCCGTCCCCGTGCGCACCTCCGGACGCGACCACGTGCTCGACTCCGTGCCCGCCAGGCCCGCCCTCGTGGTCAGCACGCCCGGCGCCGAGCCCGTCGCCGAAGGCGGGTACGCCGCCGCGCTCCTGCTGGACGGCTGGGCGCTGCTCGCCCGCCCCGACCTGCGGGCCGGCGAAGAGGCCCTGCGCCGCTGGATCGACGCCGCGTCCCTCGTGCGCGGCCAGGACGAGGGCGGCACCGTGGTCGTCGTCGCCGAGCCGACGCTGCGGCCCGTGCAGGCGCTCGTCCGCTGGGACCCGGTGGGCCACGCCCAGCGGGAGCTGGCCGAACGCGCCGAGCTGGGGTTCCCGCCGGTCTCCCGCATGGCCGCGGTGACCGGGCGGCCGGAGGCGGTGGCCGGATTCCTCGCCGCCGCCGAACTCCCGCCGGAGGCCGAGGTGCTGGGACCCGTACCGGTCCGGCCCCCCGCCGCGGGCGCCCCGCGCAGGCCGGGGGACCCGCCGCCGGGAGAAACCTGGGACCGTGCCCTCCTGCGCGTACCGCCCGGTCAGGGCGCGGCTCTGGCGTCCGCCCTGAAGACCGCCCAGGCGGCCCGTATGGCCCGCGGCGCCGACGCCCCGGTCCGCATCCGGATCGATCCGCCCGACATCGGGTGA
- the fmt gene encoding methionyl-tRNA formyltransferase, with protein MKLVFAGTPEVAVPALDALITSDRHEVAAVVTRPDAPAGRGRRLVASPVAERAAEAGIEVLKPARPRDEAFLARLREIAPDCCPVVAYGALLPRVALDIPAHGWVNLHFSLLPAWRGAAPVQHAIMAGDEVTGASTFQIEEGLDSGPVYGVITEEVRPTDTSGDLLTRLAFAGAGLLAATMDGIEDGTLKAVPQPADGITLAPKITVEDARVDWTAPALRVDRVVRGCTPAPGAWTVFRGERLKLVQTKPVPDRTDLAPGELHAAKNNVHVGTGSHAVELLWVQPQGKKPMRGADWARGVRITAGEKAGV; from the coding sequence GTGAAGCTGGTCTTCGCAGGCACCCCCGAGGTCGCCGTACCCGCCCTGGACGCCCTGATCACCTCGGACCGGCACGAGGTGGCCGCGGTCGTCACCCGGCCCGACGCCCCCGCCGGGCGCGGCCGTCGGCTCGTCGCCAGCCCCGTCGCCGAGCGGGCCGCCGAGGCGGGCATCGAGGTCCTCAAGCCCGCCAGGCCCCGGGACGAGGCCTTCCTCGCCCGGCTGCGCGAGATCGCGCCCGACTGCTGCCCGGTCGTCGCGTACGGGGCCCTGCTGCCCCGCGTCGCCCTCGACATCCCGGCCCACGGCTGGGTGAACCTGCACTTCTCGCTGCTGCCCGCGTGGCGCGGCGCGGCGCCCGTACAGCACGCGATCATGGCCGGGGACGAGGTGACCGGCGCGTCGACCTTCCAGATCGAGGAGGGGCTGGACTCCGGTCCCGTGTACGGGGTCATCACGGAGGAAGTACGGCCCACCGACACCAGCGGCGACCTCCTCACCCGCCTCGCCTTCGCGGGCGCCGGGCTCCTCGCCGCCACCATGGACGGCATCGAGGACGGCACGCTCAAGGCCGTGCCGCAGCCCGCCGATGGCATCACCCTCGCCCCGAAGATCACCGTCGAGGACGCCCGCGTCGACTGGACCGCGCCGGCCCTGCGCGTCGACCGCGTGGTGCGCGGCTGCACGCCCGCCCCCGGCGCGTGGACCGTCTTCCGCGGCGAGCGCCTGAAGCTCGTCCAGACGAAGCCCGTGCCGGACCGCACCGACCTCGCGCCCGGCGAGCTGCACGCCGCCAAGAACAACGTCCACGTCGGCACCGGCTCGCACGCCGTGGAGCTGCTGTGGGTCCAGCCGCAGGGCAAGAAGCCGATGCGCGGCGCCGACTGGGCACGGGGCGTGCGGATCACCGCGGGGGAGAAGGCCGGCGTCTGA
- a CDS encoding RsmB/NOP family class I SAM-dependent RNA methyltransferase, translating to MSEQGRRRPSKPYRRPKKDPVRVLAYEALRAVDERDAYANLVLPPLLKKAREKEGFEARDAALATELVYGTLRRQGTYDAIIAACVDRPLREVDPPVLDVLSLGAHQLLGTRIPTHAAVSATVELARVVLGDGRAKFVNAVLRRIAQDDLDGWLARVAPPYDEDPEDHLAVVHSHPRWVVSALWDALGGGRAGIEDLLEADNERPEVTLVARPGRSTPGELLDVLGQDAALPGRWSPYAVRLAEGGEPGAIDAVREGRAGVQDEGSQLVAVALAGAPLDGPDERWLDGCAGPGGKAALLGALAAERGAALLASEKQPHRARLVDRALAGNPGPYQVIAADGTRPPWRPGSFDRVLVDVPCSGLGALRRRPEARWRRRPEDLDGFAPLQRGLLAEALKAARVGGVVGYATCSPHLAETRAVVEDVLKGRAGAKDVEAEWIDARPLMPGVPQLGEGPDVQLWPHVHGTDAMYLALLRRTA from the coding sequence TTGAGCGAGCAAGGCCGTCGCCGTCCCTCCAAGCCGTACCGGCGCCCCAAGAAGGACCCCGTCCGGGTCCTGGCCTACGAGGCGCTGCGCGCCGTGGACGAGCGTGATGCCTACGCCAACCTCGTCCTGCCGCCGCTGCTGAAGAAGGCCCGCGAGAAGGAGGGCTTCGAGGCCCGGGACGCCGCCCTCGCGACCGAGCTCGTCTATGGCACGCTGCGCCGCCAGGGCACGTACGACGCGATCATCGCGGCGTGCGTCGACCGGCCGCTGCGCGAGGTCGACCCGCCCGTGCTCGACGTGCTGTCGCTCGGCGCGCACCAGCTGCTCGGCACGCGCATCCCCACCCACGCGGCGGTCTCCGCGACCGTGGAGCTGGCCCGGGTGGTGCTCGGCGACGGGCGGGCCAAGTTCGTCAACGCCGTCCTGCGCAGGATCGCCCAGGACGACCTCGACGGCTGGCTGGCACGGGTCGCGCCGCCGTACGACGAGGACCCGGAGGACCACCTCGCCGTGGTGCACTCGCACCCGCGCTGGGTGGTCTCCGCCCTGTGGGACGCGCTGGGCGGCGGCCGCGCCGGCATCGAGGACCTGCTGGAGGCCGACAACGAGCGGCCCGAGGTGACGCTCGTCGCCCGCCCCGGCCGGTCCACGCCCGGCGAGCTGCTGGACGTCCTGGGCCAGGACGCCGCGCTGCCCGGGCGCTGGTCGCCGTACGCGGTGCGGCTCGCCGAAGGCGGTGAGCCGGGCGCGATCGACGCCGTACGGGAGGGGCGGGCCGGCGTCCAGGACGAGGGCAGCCAGCTCGTGGCCGTCGCCCTCGCCGGCGCTCCCCTCGACGGCCCCGACGAGCGGTGGCTCGACGGCTGCGCCGGCCCGGGCGGCAAGGCCGCCCTCCTGGGCGCCCTGGCCGCCGAGCGGGGCGCCGCGCTGCTCGCCTCCGAGAAGCAGCCGCACCGTGCCCGCCTCGTCGACCGCGCCCTGGCCGGCAACCCCGGCCCGTACCAGGTGATCGCCGCCGACGGCACCCGGCCGCCGTGGCGCCCCGGCTCGTTCGACCGCGTCCTCGTCGACGTCCCGTGCTCCGGCCTGGGGGCCCTGCGCCGCCGCCCGGAGGCCCGCTGGCGCCGCCGCCCCGAGGACCTGGACGGCTTCGCACCGCTCCAACGCGGCCTGCTGGCCGAGGCGTTGAAGGCCGCACGCGTCGGGGGCGTCGTCGGGTACGCCACCTGCTCGCCGCACCTCGCCGAGACCCGCGCGGTGGTCGAGGACGTCCTGAAGGGGCGCGCGGGCGCCAAGGACGTCGAGGCCGAGTGGATCGACGCGCGGCCCCTGATGCCGGGCGTGCCGCAGCTCGGCGAGGGCCCCGACGTCCAGCTGTGGCCGCACGTCCACGGCACGGACGCCATGTACCTCGCGCTCCTGAGGCGGACGGCCTGA
- the rpe gene encoding ribulose-phosphate 3-epimerase, which yields MAQINPSILSADFARLAEEAKAVEGADWLHVDVMDNHFVPNLTLGVPIVESLSRATDTPLDCHLMIADPDRWAPQYVEAGAGSVTFHVEAAAAPVRLAREIRAKGARASMALKPATPIEPFEDLLPELDMLLIMTVEPGFGGQAFLDIMLPKIRRTRELISKHGLELWLQVDGGVSAATIEQCAEAGADVFVAGSAVYGADDPAEAVRMLREKADRATASAAWACGH from the coding sequence ATGGCCCAGATCAACCCCAGCATCCTGTCCGCCGACTTCGCCCGGCTCGCCGAGGAGGCCAAGGCCGTCGAAGGCGCCGACTGGCTCCACGTCGATGTCATGGACAACCACTTCGTGCCCAACCTGACGCTGGGTGTGCCGATCGTGGAGTCCCTCAGCCGGGCCACGGACACGCCGCTGGACTGCCACCTCATGATCGCGGACCCCGACCGCTGGGCCCCGCAGTACGTGGAGGCGGGCGCCGGTTCGGTGACGTTCCACGTCGAGGCCGCCGCCGCGCCCGTGCGGCTGGCGCGCGAGATCCGGGCCAAGGGCGCCCGCGCCTCCATGGCGCTCAAGCCCGCCACGCCCATCGAGCCGTTCGAGGACCTGCTCCCCGAGCTGGACATGCTGCTGATCATGACGGTCGAGCCGGGGTTCGGCGGGCAGGCGTTCCTCGACATCATGCTGCCGAAGATCCGCCGCACCCGGGAGCTGATCTCCAAGCACGGCCTGGAGCTGTGGCTGCAGGTCGACGGCGGGGTCTCGGCCGCCACGATCGAACAGTGCGCCGAGGCCGGCGCCGACGTCTTCGTCGCCGGTTCCGCGGTGTACGGGGCCGACGACCCGGCCGAGGCCGTGCGCATGCTGCGCGAGAAGGCGGACCGGGCGACCGCCTCCGCCGCGTGGGCGTGCGGACACTGA
- a CDS encoding sugar-binding domain-containing protein produces MSAGRPALRMGPAELVQAAAMARRFYLEGKSKIQIAEEFGVSRFKVARVLETALERDLVRIEIRVPAELDAERSDALRARYGLRHAVVVESPAEGEDESPDPENLGEVAADLLGELVTEGDVLGLAWGRSTIHMAAALDRLPPCTVVQLTGVYDAGTAERGSVEAVRRAAQVSGGEAHPIYAPMLLPDPATAAALRSQTGISRAFEYFDKVTVAAVSIGSWEPGISTVHDMLTDEERAHYASLGVAAEMSAHLFDASGRRVGRDLGERCITVEADRLRRIPEVVAIAGGHRKAAAIGAVLRSGLVTSLVTDTAAADYLLTESQPGPRPALERFDPDN; encoded by the coding sequence ATGTCGGCGGGACGACCAGCCCTGCGGATGGGACCCGCGGAGCTGGTGCAGGCGGCGGCCATGGCCCGTCGCTTCTATCTCGAGGGCAAATCCAAGATCCAGATCGCCGAGGAGTTCGGCGTCAGCCGCTTCAAGGTCGCCCGCGTCCTGGAGACGGCCCTGGAGCGCGACCTCGTACGGATCGAGATCCGCGTCCCGGCCGAGCTGGACGCCGAGCGGTCCGACGCGCTGCGCGCCCGCTACGGCCTGCGCCACGCCGTCGTCGTCGAGTCCCCCGCCGAGGGCGAGGACGAGTCGCCCGACCCCGAGAACCTGGGCGAGGTCGCGGCCGACCTGCTCGGCGAGCTGGTGACCGAGGGCGACGTCCTCGGCCTGGCCTGGGGCCGGTCCACCATCCACATGGCGGCGGCCCTCGACCGGCTGCCGCCCTGCACCGTCGTCCAGCTCACCGGCGTGTACGACGCCGGGACCGCCGAGCGCGGCTCGGTGGAGGCCGTCCGCCGCGCCGCCCAGGTCTCCGGCGGCGAGGCCCACCCCATCTACGCGCCGATGCTGCTGCCCGACCCGGCCACCGCCGCCGCGCTGCGCAGCCAGACCGGCATCTCCCGCGCCTTCGAGTACTTCGACAAGGTCACCGTCGCGGCCGTGTCGATCGGCTCGTGGGAGCCGGGCATCTCCACCGTCCACGACATGCTCACCGACGAGGAGCGCGCCCACTACGCGTCGCTCGGCGTCGCCGCCGAGATGTCCGCCCACCTCTTCGACGCCTCCGGCCGCCGCGTCGGACGCGACCTGGGGGAGCGGTGCATCACCGTCGAGGCCGACCGCTTGCGCCGTATCCCCGAGGTCGTCGCCATCGCGGGCGGCCACCGGAAGGCCGCGGCCATCGGCGCCGTACTCCGCTCCGGGCTCGTCACGAGCCTCGTCACGGACACGGCCGCCGCGGACTACCTGCTCACCGAGTCCCAGCCCGGACCGCGGCCCGCGCTGGAGCGCTTCGACCCGGACAACTGA
- a CDS encoding GuaB1 family IMP dehydrogenase-related protein yields MRFLNDLKPPYDLTYDDVFMVPSRSAVGSRQGVDLTTPDGTGTTIPLVVANMTAIAGRRMAETVARRGGLVVIPQDIPIDVVTDVISWVKSRHHVLDTPIVLEPHQTVADALSLLPKRAHNAGVVVDADHRPVGVVTDRDLTGVDRFTQLSEVMSKDELLLLDADMDPREAFNTLDHHNRRYAPAVDGDGRLAGILTRKGALRATLYTPAVDAKGRLRIAAAVGINGDVAGKAKQLLDAGVDTLVIDTAHGHQESMINAIRVVRALDPQVPIVAGNIVAAEGVRDLIEAGADVIKVGVGPGAMCTTRMMTGVGRPQFSAVLECAAEAKKYGKHVWADGGVRHPRDVAMALAAGASNVMIGSWFAGTYESPGDLQQDANGRLYKESFGMASARAVRNRTSDESAYDRARKALFEEGISTSRMFLDPARPGVEDLIDSIIAGVRSSCTYAGAASLEEFAEKAVVGVQSAAGYAEGKPLHASWS; encoded by the coding sequence GTGCGTTTCCTCAATGACCTGAAGCCGCCGTACGACCTCACGTACGACGATGTGTTCATGGTGCCTAGCCGCTCGGCCGTGGGCTCCCGCCAGGGCGTCGACCTCACCACCCCCGACGGCACCGGTACGACGATCCCGCTGGTCGTCGCCAACATGACGGCCATCGCCGGCCGCCGTATGGCCGAGACCGTCGCCCGCCGCGGCGGCCTCGTCGTCATCCCCCAGGACATTCCGATCGACGTCGTCACCGACGTCATCTCCTGGGTGAAGAGCCGGCACCACGTCCTCGACACGCCGATCGTGCTGGAGCCGCACCAGACCGTCGCCGACGCGCTGTCGCTGCTGCCCAAGCGCGCGCACAACGCGGGCGTCGTCGTGGACGCCGACCACCGGCCGGTCGGTGTCGTCACCGACCGGGACCTGACCGGCGTGGACCGCTTCACCCAGCTGTCCGAGGTCATGTCCAAGGACGAGCTGCTGCTCCTCGACGCCGACATGGACCCGCGCGAGGCGTTCAACACGCTCGACCACCACAACCGCCGCTACGCCCCCGCCGTGGACGGCGACGGCCGCCTCGCCGGCATCCTGACCCGCAAGGGCGCCCTCCGCGCGACCCTCTACACCCCGGCCGTCGACGCCAAGGGCCGGCTGCGCATCGCGGCCGCCGTCGGCATCAACGGCGACGTGGCGGGCAAGGCCAAGCAGCTGCTCGACGCGGGCGTCGACACGCTCGTCATCGACACCGCGCACGGCCACCAGGAGTCGATGATCAACGCCATCCGCGTGGTGCGCGCGCTCGACCCGCAGGTGCCGATCGTCGCCGGCAACATCGTCGCCGCCGAGGGCGTCCGCGACCTCATCGAGGCCGGCGCCGACGTCATCAAGGTCGGTGTGGGTCCCGGCGCCATGTGCACCACGCGCATGATGACGGGCGTGGGCCGCCCCCAGTTCTCCGCGGTCCTGGAGTGCGCCGCCGAGGCGAAGAAGTACGGCAAGCACGTCTGGGCCGACGGCGGTGTCCGTCACCCGCGTGACGTCGCCATGGCGCTCGCCGCCGGCGCGTCCAACGTGATGATCGGCTCCTGGTTCGCCGGCACCTACGAGTCGCCCGGCGACCTCCAGCAGGACGCCAACGGCCGCCTCTACAAGGAGTCCTTCGGCATGGCGTCCGCGCGTGCCGTCCGCAACCGCACCAGCGACGAGTCGGCCTACGACCGGGCCCGCAAGGCGCTGTTCGAGGAGGGCATCTCCACCTCGCGGATGTTCCTCGACCCGGCCCGCCCGGGCGTCGAGGACCTGATCGACTCGATCATCGCGGGCGTCCGCTCCTCCTGCACCTACGCCGGTGCCGCGTCGCTGGAGGAGTTCGCCGAGAAGGCCGTCGTCGGCGTCCAGAGCGCCGCCGGCTACGCCGAGGGCAAGCCGCTCCACGCCAGCTGGAGCTGA
- a CDS encoding GDSL-type esterase/lipase family protein encodes MGRTAWLDPVPFLRGTAWLDGARAVRADPAHADALPWDTAARAALPIGVRLEFTAPSGTRAVQIRYRAHVPEQGDPLGELAHHFALWCAGRCAREAFMEPADEATVTLPLPPPPAQDRPPVFTVHPPESQAPVILGLRGLGGPLSPAPRRPRWLVHGDSITEGWWSTRPAHAWPAVAGRALGLDPVNLGYAGSARGEQAVARQLATLPGDLITLAFGTNCWWPVPTPAPLMYEVTRAFVRLVREGHPDTPVLLVSPLLRPAAEDTAHPPGDALAELRAAMEEAVRDLVAAGDGRLALLPGREVLRPEHLADGLHPNDAGHARLAAAVAGALREAGFAGGQDTGR; translated from the coding sequence ATGGGTCGTACGGCATGGCTCGACCCGGTGCCCTTCCTGCGGGGCACCGCATGGCTGGACGGCGCGAGGGCCGTACGGGCGGATCCCGCACACGCGGACGCCCTGCCGTGGGACACGGCCGCCCGCGCCGCGCTCCCGATCGGCGTCCGGCTGGAGTTCACCGCCCCCTCCGGTACCCGCGCGGTGCAGATCCGCTATCGGGCACACGTTCCCGAACAGGGCGATCCCTTGGGGGAGTTGGCCCACCACTTCGCCCTCTGGTGCGCCGGCCGCTGCGCGCGCGAGGCGTTCATGGAACCGGCCGACGAGGCGACGGTGACTCTGCCCCTGCCGCCGCCCCCGGCGCAGGACCGGCCCCCGGTCTTCACGGTGCACCCGCCGGAGAGCCAGGCGCCGGTGATCCTCGGCCTGCGCGGGCTCGGCGGCCCCCTGTCCCCCGCGCCGCGGCGGCCGCGCTGGCTGGTGCACGGCGACTCGATCACCGAGGGCTGGTGGTCGACGCGCCCCGCCCACGCCTGGCCCGCGGTGGCGGGACGGGCGCTCGGCCTCGACCCCGTGAACCTCGGGTACGCCGGGTCGGCGCGCGGCGAGCAGGCGGTGGCGCGGCAGCTGGCGACCCTGCCTGGTGACCTGATCACGCTGGCGTTCGGGACGAACTGCTGGTGGCCGGTGCCGACGCCGGCGCCCCTGATGTACGAGGTGACGCGGGCGTTCGTCCGCCTGGTCCGCGAGGGCCACCCCGACACGCCCGTGCTGCTGGTGTCGCCGCTGCTGCGCCCGGCGGCGGAGGACACGGCGCACCCGCCGGGTGACGCGCTGGCGGAGCTGCGGGCGGCGATGGAGGAGGCGGTACGGGACCTGGTGGCGGCCGGTGACGGGCGGCTGGCGCTGCTGCCGGGCCGGGAGGTGCTGCGCCCCGAGCACCTGGCCGACGGACTGCACCCGAACGACGCGGGACACGCCCGCCTGGCGGCGGCGGTGGCGGGGGCGCTGCGGGAGGCGGGGTTCGCGGGCGGCCAGGACACCGGGCGGTGA